One Oscillospiraceae bacterium genomic region harbors:
- a CDS encoding alpha/beta hydrolase-fold protein, whose protein sequence is MQIRYYKEYSRYLDRFMEFKVYGHAGRPIIIFPCQSGRFYDWEDRNMCNLAAPWIDSGKLQIFTADSIDPESWDNHGPERPRIEMQERWYNYICEELTPRLLEINREQGGEDHTGKILVGGASMGGGHAVNFFLRRPDLYNGTIALSGLYSSRMFFGDYMDDLVYRNSPCDYMRNFPTVHPYMELFNKADKFIMCCGQGAWEGDLLASTLELQGILESKGIHPIVDIWGYDVAHDWVWWEKQWTYFLQMTLGNP, encoded by the coding sequence ATGCAGATCCGTTATTATAAGGAATACAGCCGGTATCTTGACCGCTTTATGGAGTTCAAAGTCTACGGTCACGCCGGACGCCCCATTATCATTTTCCCGTGCCAGAGCGGCCGCTTTTATGATTGGGAAGACCGAAACATGTGCAACCTGGCCGCGCCCTGGATCGACAGCGGCAAGCTGCAGATCTTCACGGCTGACAGCATCGATCCCGAAAGCTGGGACAACCACGGCCCCGAGCGTCCGCGCATCGAGATGCAGGAGCGCTGGTACAACTATATCTGTGAGGAGCTGACCCCGCGCCTGCTGGAGATCAACCGCGAACAGGGCGGCGAGGACCACACCGGCAAGATCCTGGTGGGCGGTGCCAGCATGGGCGGCGGCCATGCCGTCAACTTCTTCCTGCGCCGTCCCGACCTGTATAATGGCACCATTGCCTTGAGCGGCCTGTATTCTTCCCGCATGTTCTTCGGCGATTACATGGATGACCTCGTCTACCGCAACTCTCCCTGCGATTACATGCGCAACTTCCCGACCGTCCATCCCTACATGGAGCTGTTCAATAAAGCCGATAAGTTTATTATGTGCTGCGGCCAGGGTGCCTGGGAGGGTGACCTGCTGGCCTCCACGCTGGAACTGCAGGGCATCCTGGAAAGTAAGGGCATCCACCCCATCGTGGACATTTGGGGCTATGATGTCGCCCATGATTGGGTCTGGTGGGAGAAGCAGTGGACCTACTTCCTGCAGATGACGCTGGGCAACCCGTAA
- a CDS encoding DUF6056 family protein, which translates to MDFWHDSAVQKRWLLRLALFIGLLLVPIFVLAVFARPSADDYIYAARTHAVMQQYGFDLPRLLKAAWDTNVYYFENWQGLYVSGFLLAWQPAIFGNAWYGVTLLCVLVPLFFCLYGACRCVVRRLDQAQKLLPWALALLVCFAFIEGMPAPVEGLYWFNGAMNYLPYFSLAVLNAGLTFELCFAPQLTRKQRTLYCAAGVMIGFIIGGGHQVAGLLNVLVLLLAVVLCARQRRFYHLPAFLAAVVGLLINVTAPGTRVRATGFAGAGFVEAVLKSFVLAALEWVRWLDVPLLCLLVLLALPLRYLAQSSSLSDRVFRHPLAGAAVTFILMWAMIFLPSYTMGGIGAGRLLNVVWMTFILGLAVTEFLLFGWLERIRGVCLTPAIRQLEKAGKCLPLVCAAMLVCIACIGSHTVKEGQDNHFATTLEAAYELADGEAARFAKVLDKREAILTDTDQPDVVIRPLTEEERPWLLFYTDVAPGPDLWGLTPYYSKNSVTIADYNN; encoded by the coding sequence ATGGATTTTTGGCATGATTCTGCGGTGCAAAAACGCTGGCTGCTTCGGCTGGCCCTGTTCATTGGGCTGCTGCTGGTCCCGATTTTTGTGCTGGCCGTGTTTGCGCGGCCCTCGGCAGACGATTACATTTACGCGGCCCGCACCCACGCGGTGATGCAGCAGTATGGCTTTGACCTGCCGCGCCTGCTGAAAGCTGCCTGGGACACCAATGTCTATTACTTTGAGAATTGGCAGGGGCTGTATGTTTCCGGCTTTCTGCTGGCCTGGCAGCCCGCGATTTTCGGCAACGCCTGGTATGGGGTCACGCTGCTTTGCGTTCTTGTACCGTTGTTTTTCTGCCTGTATGGGGCCTGCCGTTGTGTGGTGCGCCGTTTGGACCAGGCGCAAAAGCTGCTGCCCTGGGCGCTGGCGCTGCTGGTCTGCTTTGCCTTTATCGAGGGCATGCCTGCCCCGGTGGAAGGGCTATACTGGTTCAACGGCGCAATGAACTACCTGCCGTATTTCTCGCTGGCCGTGCTCAATGCCGGGCTGACGTTCGAGCTGTGCTTTGCGCCGCAGTTGACCCGTAAGCAGCGCACTTTGTACTGCGCCGCCGGGGTCATGATTGGCTTTATCATCGGCGGTGGGCACCAGGTGGCCGGGCTTTTGAATGTGCTGGTCCTGTTGTTGGCCGTTGTACTGTGCGCACGGCAGCGCAGGTTTTACCATCTGCCGGCATTTCTTGCTGCCGTGGTGGGGCTGCTTATCAACGTAACAGCCCCCGGCACGCGGGTACGCGCTACCGGGTTTGCGGGGGCAGGCTTTGTTGAGGCCGTGCTGAAAAGCTTTGTGCTGGCCGCGCTGGAATGGGTCCGCTGGCTGGATGTACCGCTGCTCTGCCTGCTGGTGCTGCTGGCGTTACCGCTGCGGTACCTTGCCCAAAGCAGCAGCCTGTCGGACCGGGTGTTCCGCCATCCGCTGGCAGGTGCGGCCGTCACCTTTATTTTAATGTGGGCCATGATTTTCCTGCCATCCTACACGATGGGCGGCATCGGTGCCGGGCGGCTGCTGAATGTGGTCTGGATGACCTTTATCCTCGGCTTGGCCGTTACCGAGTTTCTGCTCTTTGGCTGGCTGGAGCGTATCCGCGGCGTCTGTCTGACGCCTGCCATCCGCCAGCTTGAAAAAGCAGGGAAGTGCCTGCCGCTGGTTTGCGCTGCGATGCTGGTCTGCATAGCCTGCATCGGCAGCCATACGGTAAAAGAGGGGCAGGATAACCACTTTGCCACCACGCTGGAGGCCGCCTATGAACTAGCCGACGGCGAAGCCGCCCGCTTTGCTAAAGTGCTGGACAAACGTGAAGCCATTTTGACCGATACCGACCAGCCCGACGTCGTGATCCGCCCCTTGACCGAGGAAGAGCGCCCCTGGCTGCTGTTTTACACAGACGTTGCCCCCGGCCCGGACCTGTGGGGCCTGACGCCGTACTACAGCAAAAACTCTGTGACCATCGCAGATTATAACAACTAA
- a CDS encoding ATP-grasp domain-containing protein: MNFVFVSPHFPKTYWNFCERLHRNGVNVLGIGDAPFDEIPWQLKHCLTEYYRVNDLGNYDEMLRAVAYFTFHYGKIDWLESNNEYWLEMDAQMRTDFNITTGAQNDFIERIKYKSKMKESYIAAGVPVARHHMVSTLAAAKAFIKEVGYPVIVKPDNGCGAEATYKLRNLKELKAFYAEPHAVPYIMEEFINGTIVSFDGVADSHCVPLFYTSNVFPTPMLDIVSEQGDLSYWTQKTVPAALKDVGFRTIKAFGAKSRFFHCEFFQLNEDKPGLGKKGDYVALEVNMRPAGGYTPDMINYANSADCYQIWADMVCYDEVRNLELDGPKYYCVYAGRRDCHTYKHSNEQIMARYGNRMKMHERIPEALRLDMGDEMYTVTVRSSAERDAFIRYVQEKA; the protein is encoded by the coding sequence ATGAATTTTGTGTTTGTCAGCCCGCATTTCCCCAAAACCTACTGGAATTTCTGCGAACGCCTGCATCGCAACGGCGTCAATGTGCTGGGCATCGGCGATGCACCGTTTGACGAGATCCCCTGGCAGCTCAAGCATTGCCTGACCGAGTATTACCGCGTGAACGACCTGGGCAATTACGATGAGATGCTGCGGGCTGTGGCCTATTTCACCTTCCATTACGGTAAGATCGACTGGCTGGAATCCAACAACGAGTATTGGCTGGAAATGGACGCCCAGATGCGAACCGACTTTAACATCACCACCGGTGCACAGAACGACTTCATCGAGCGCATCAAATACAAGAGCAAGATGAAGGAAAGCTACATTGCAGCCGGTGTGCCGGTGGCGCGCCACCATATGGTCAGCACGCTGGCGGCGGCCAAGGCCTTCATCAAAGAGGTGGGCTACCCTGTCATCGTCAAGCCCGATAACGGCTGCGGCGCCGAGGCAACCTATAAGCTGCGGAACCTGAAGGAACTGAAGGCTTTCTACGCTGAGCCCCACGCCGTACCTTATATTATGGAAGAATTCATCAACGGCACCATCGTCAGCTTTGACGGAGTGGCCGACAGCCATTGCGTGCCGCTGTTCTACACCTCCAACGTCTTCCCCACCCCAATGCTGGACATCGTGAGCGAGCAGGGCGATTTGAGCTACTGGACCCAGAAGACCGTGCCTGCCGCACTGAAAGACGTGGGCTTCCGCACCATCAAGGCCTTTGGCGCCAAGAGCCGGTTCTTCCACTGCGAGTTCTTCCAGCTGAACGAGGACAAGCCGGGTTTGGGCAAAAAGGGCGACTATGTGGCTCTGGAAGTCAACATGCGCCCGGCGGGCGGCTACACGCCGGATATGATCAACTACGCCAACTCAGCGGATTGCTACCAGATCTGGGCGGATATGGTCTGCTATGACGAAGTGCGAAATCTGGAGCTGGATGGCCCCAAGTACTACTGCGTTTACGCAGGCCGCCGTGACTGCCACACCTACAAGCACAGCAACGAGCAGATCATGGCGCGCTACGGCAACCGCATGAAGATGCACGAGCGCATTCCCGAGGCCCTGCGCCTGGACATGGGCGACGAGATGTACACCGTCACTGTGCGTTCCAGCGCCGAGCGGGATGCTTTCATCCGCTACGTGCAGGAGAAAGCCTGA
- a CDS encoding DUF4250 domain-containing protein, with the protein MLPQDPIILLSYVNTQLRDRDASLAAFCDRENADEADLRARLQEVGYIYDAQANRFV; encoded by the coding sequence ATGCTGCCCCAAGACCCTATCATTTTGTTAAGCTACGTCAATACCCAGCTGCGTGACCGGGATGCCAGCCTTGCTGCATTCTGCGACCGGGAAAATGCAGACGAAGCCGACTTGCGTGCCCGTCTGCAGGAAGTGGGTTATATTTACGATGCCCAGGCGAACCGTTTCGTCTGA
- the rpmB gene encoding 50S ribosomal protein L28, with protein sequence MAKCSCCGKGVTFGIKVSHSHRRSNRTWNPNVKRVKAIVEGSPKYIYACTRCLRSGKVTRAV encoded by the coding sequence ATGGCCAAATGTTCTTGCTGTGGCAAGGGTGTCACGTTCGGTATCAAGGTCTCCCACTCTCATCGTCGGAGCAACCGTACCTGGAACCCCAATGTCAAGCGCGTGAAGGCGATCGTCGAGGGTTCCCCGAAGTATATCTACGCCTGCACCCGCTGCCTGCGCTCTGGTAAAGTTACCCGCGCGGTCTGA
- a CDS encoding site-2 protease family protein, with product MMYICRALVVLLTIPFHESAHALVSHWLGDDTAVRAGRLSLNPMRHFDPLGALCMLVGGVGWAKPVSINPYNYKNPKVGMAVSAAAGPISNLLLAWVSMILYKICYYSGAGDAVPFIEMFFYYMITMNLSLAVFNLIPVPPFDGSRIFLLFLPEKLYFKLMKYERYIMLAVLALTFLGLLNRPLSAIVNQLWSFLIKGTSFVELLWGY from the coding sequence ATGATGTACATTTGCCGGGCGCTGGTCGTCCTGCTTACCATCCCATTTCATGAGTCTGCCCACGCCCTGGTCAGCCATTGGCTGGGGGATGATACCGCCGTGCGGGCGGGCCGCCTTTCGCTGAACCCTATGCGCCACTTTGACCCGCTGGGTGCGCTGTGCATGCTGGTAGGCGGTGTTGGCTGGGCCAAGCCGGTCAGCATCAATCCGTACAATTATAAAAATCCGAAAGTCGGCATGGCGGTCTCTGCCGCGGCCGGTCCTATCAGTAACCTGCTACTGGCCTGGGTGTCTATGATCTTGTACAAGATCTGCTACTACAGCGGCGCGGGGGACGCGGTGCCCTTTATTGAGATGTTCTTCTATTATATGATCACGATGAACCTGAGCCTGGCTGTGTTCAACCTGATTCCGGTGCCGCCCTTTGACGGCAGCCGTATCTTTCTTTTGTTTTTGCCGGAAAAGCTGTATTTTAAACTGATGAAGTACGAGCGCTATATCATGCTGGCCGTGCTGGCACTCACGTTCCTGGGGCTGTTGAATCGGCCGCTGTCTGCGATTGTCAATCAGCTGTGGTCTTTCCTTATTAAAGGAACAAGCTTTGTAGAGTTACTGTGGGGGTATTGA
- a CDS encoding segregation/condensation protein A, translating into MPEVLTFKIEDFEGPLDLLLYLVGKNKMNLYDINIMELIDQYTTTIRNLQDNRMEVASEFIDMAAHLVQMKSALLLPRSPEAERMKAELTGRLIEYSACKEVAAKLGSRARDLYTAVRQPMPLVGAAEYTRRHDPNLLVTAWFNLMGRNLRKRKPTQERFEPLVTAPFVSVSSRVSHMLRGLLKGTLQKMNQLFNPEDSRSTHVATFLALLELIRAGRIKVEDEGQLNLDRTHRRNKEASAHE; encoded by the coding sequence TTGCCGGAAGTTCTTACTTTTAAAATAGAAGATTTTGAAGGCCCGCTTGATTTGCTGCTGTACCTGGTGGGCAAAAATAAGATGAACCTCTATGATATCAACATCATGGAACTCATCGACCAGTACACGACCACCATCCGCAACCTGCAGGATAACCGCATGGAGGTTGCCAGCGAGTTCATTGACATGGCCGCCCATCTGGTGCAGATGAAAAGTGCCCTGCTGCTGCCCCGCAGCCCCGAGGCCGAGCGTATGAAGGCCGAACTGACCGGCCGCCTGATTGAGTACAGCGCTTGCAAGGAGGTGGCCGCCAAGCTGGGCAGCCGCGCCCGCGACCTGTACACCGCCGTGCGCCAGCCCATGCCGCTGGTGGGCGCAGCCGAGTACACCCGCCGCCACGACCCCAACCTGCTGGTCACCGCCTGGTTCAACCTGATGGGCCGCAACCTGCGCAAGCGCAAACCCACGCAGGAGCGTTTTGAGCCGCTGGTCACCGCGCCGTTTGTCTCGGTATCCAGCCGCGTTTCCCACATGCTGCGCGGGCTGCTGAAAGGCACCCTGCAAAAGATGAACCAGCTTTTCAACCCGGAGGACAGCCGCAGCACCCATGTAGCCACCTTTCTGGCACTGCTGGAGCTTATCCGCGCCGGGCGCATCAAGGTAGAAGACGAGGGCCAGCTGAACCTGGACCGCACCCACCGCAGAAACAAGGAGGCTTCCGCCCATGAATGA
- the scpB gene encoding SMC-Scp complex subunit ScpB: MNEQQKIGALEAMLFAHADPVEAARLADALRVEPEEAVRLLKKLQRKLDEEESGMAILYFDPDRWQMATRPYYGEMVKRILDTRRNAPLSPAALEVLSVIAYNQPVSRSFIEQVRGVDSSSIVAKLLEKGLIEEAGRLDLPGKPIAFQVTDSFLRVFGLGSLADLPPLHGEAGDNEPSEAESDPAIDTAEDGEQLEWK, from the coding sequence ATGAATGAACAACAGAAGATTGGCGCGTTGGAAGCCATGTTGTTTGCCCATGCCGACCCCGTCGAGGCCGCGCGCCTGGCCGACGCCCTGCGTGTTGAGCCGGAGGAAGCTGTGCGCCTTTTGAAAAAGCTGCAAAGAAAGCTGGACGAAGAGGAAAGCGGCATGGCGATTCTTTACTTCGACCCCGACCGCTGGCAGATGGCCACCCGCCCGTACTACGGCGAGATGGTCAAGCGCATCCTGGACACCCGCCGCAATGCACCGCTTTCGCCCGCCGCGCTGGAGGTGTTGTCAGTCATTGCCTACAACCAGCCTGTCTCCCGCAGCTTTATTGAGCAGGTCCGCGGCGTGGATTCCTCGTCCATCGTAGCCAAGCTGCTGGAAAAAGGACTGATCGAGGAAGCCGGGCGTCTAGACCTGCCCGGCAAGCCTATCGCGTTCCAGGTCACCGACAGTTTTCTACGTGTGTTCGGCCTGGGCTCGCTGGCTGACCTGCCGCCGCTGCATGGCGAAGCAGGGGACAACGAACCCTCGGAAGCTGAATCTGATCCTGCCATCGATACCGCCGAGGACGGCGAACAGCTGGAATGGAAGTGA
- the ytfJ gene encoding GerW family sporulation protein, translated as MAEHPIQGLMGVTIEKIRDMVDTSTIIGDPIHVDDTTTIIPVSRVTFGFASGGSDVAPQSSKQMFGGGTGAGVSVTPVAFLVVSGGNVRTVQLVEKVTAVDNAIAALPELVDKITAMIKKDKPAETGNA; from the coding sequence ATGGCAGAGCATCCGATCCAAGGTCTGATGGGCGTCACCATTGAAAAGATCCGCGATATGGTGGATACCAGCACTATCATCGGTGATCCCATCCACGTAGATGACACTACCACCATCATCCCGGTCTCCCGCGTTACCTTCGGTTTTGCATCGGGCGGTTCCGATGTGGCGCCCCAGTCGTCCAAGCAGATGTTCGGCGGCGGCACCGGTGCCGGTGTGTCGGTCACGCCCGTTGCGTTCCTGGTGGTTTCCGGCGGCAACGTCCGCACGGTACAACTGGTGGAAAAAGTCACCGCCGTGGATAACGCCATTGCCGCTTTGCCGGAACTGGTGGACAAAATCACCGCAATGATTAAAAAAGACAAGCCCGCTGAAACGGGCAACGCATAA
- a CDS encoding rRNA pseudouridine synthase: MAEQRVQKVLADQGICSRREAERLIAAGKVKVNGHPVGLGDKMDPDYDKVAIDGQTVRIVRKRQYTYIMLHKPRGFLTTRSDDRGRKTVMDLVSDVPAMLRPVGRLDKDSEGLLLMTDDGAFINLLTHPSGGVGKLYRVTVNPRATEEQIIQMSSGVVLDDGVKTQPCVIHVVVDEPGRTVLEITLHEGRNRQIRRMCSAVGLQVVRLRRTAEGPVKLGMLQPGEYRELKKSEINALRNAAQHKSRSSEAPTRTAPRRPGPLRPRKEQG; this comes from the coding sequence ATGGCAGAACAGCGCGTTCAAAAAGTGCTGGCCGATCAGGGTATCTGCTCCCGCCGTGAGGCGGAGCGCCTGATCGCCGCTGGCAAAGTAAAAGTCAACGGTCACCCGGTAGGCCTGGGTGACAAGATGGACCCCGATTACGATAAGGTCGCTATCGACGGCCAGACCGTCCGCATCGTGCGCAAGCGGCAGTATACCTATATCATGCTGCACAAACCACGCGGCTTTTTGACCACCCGGTCCGACGACCGCGGCCGCAAGACCGTTATGGACCTTGTCTCCGATGTTCCGGCCATGCTGCGCCCGGTGGGCCGCCTGGATAAGGACAGCGAGGGCCTGCTGCTGATGACCGATGACGGTGCCTTCATCAACCTGCTGACCCACCCGTCCGGCGGGGTAGGCAAGCTCTACCGCGTCACCGTCAATCCCCGCGCCACCGAGGAGCAGATCATCCAGATGTCCTCCGGCGTGGTACTGGACGACGGCGTCAAGACCCAGCCCTGCGTGATCCATGTTGTCGTGGACGAGCCGGGCCGCACCGTGCTGGAGATCACCCTGCACGAGGGCCGCAACCGCCAGATCCGCCGCATGTGCTCGGCCGTCGGCCTGCAGGTCGTCCGCCTGCGCCGTACTGCCGAAGGCCCGGTCAAGCTGGGCATGCTGCAGCCGGGCGAATACCGTGAGCTGAAAAAGAGCGAGATCAACGCCCTGCGCAACGCCGCCCAGCATAAAAGCCGCAGCTCCGAGGCCCCGACCCGCACTGCCCCCCGCCGTCCCGGCCCGCTGCGTCCCCGCAAAGAGCAGGGTTGA
- a CDS encoding propionyl-CoA carboxylase, whose amino-acid sequence MAANKPGKATILAAFFDDGAYSPLFTDGAVSAAYGNANGQSVYVVFEDGTPVGVQDIEKNIRVLEMAAETGAPVVTFYDSTGAKLEGGLDLLNATARLTAEIARVSGVVPQIAVVTGTCAGTNAINAASADLCIMAEDAELFLNAPFNAEDKVAGAGSAEFAAKAGVAAVTAADAVAAAKQAASIAALLPANNLAGPALFDFSAPSAALNTAKYTAADAIAALTDEGSAVELYKGYGKNIVTALATINGSSVGIVATEKAALCHKCTAKAARFVRLCDAYSIPVVTVVNTEGFGKSEGDDQAGGIRQAARMAGVYAEATTVKVAVLAGEAVGPAYTVFAASADWRVAVQGCTVAPLAPEAAVTVLYKDEIFASDNIVAATKAKAAAYTKDVCSAQAAVANGAADTVADAASARSAVAQALDMLASKRAVRLAKKHGNITL is encoded by the coding sequence ATGGCAGCAAACAAACCCGGCAAGGCAACGATCCTTGCAGCATTTTTTGATGACGGCGCATATTCTCCGCTGTTTACCGATGGCGCTGTAAGCGCCGCTTACGGCAACGCAAACGGTCAGAGCGTCTACGTCGTATTTGAGGACGGCACCCCCGTTGGTGTACAGGATATCGAAAAGAATATCCGCGTGCTGGAGATGGCCGCCGAGACCGGTGCCCCGGTCGTCACCTTCTACGACTCCACCGGTGCCAAGCTGGAGGGCGGTTTGGATCTGCTGAACGCTACCGCCCGCCTGACCGCTGAGATCGCACGTGTTTCCGGCGTTGTGCCGCAGATTGCCGTTGTTACCGGTACCTGCGCCGGCACCAATGCCATCAACGCCGCTTCCGCTGACCTGTGCATCATGGCTGAGGACGCCGAGCTGTTCCTGAACGCTCCGTTCAATGCTGAGGACAAAGTTGCCGGTGCTGGCTCCGCTGAATTCGCCGCCAAGGCTGGCGTTGCCGCTGTGACCGCCGCTGACGCTGTCGCCGCTGCCAAGCAGGCTGCTTCTATCGCCGCCCTGCTGCCCGCCAACAACCTGGCTGGTCCTGCACTGTTTGACTTCAGCGCTCCTTCCGCTGCGCTGAACACCGCCAAGTACACCGCCGCTGACGCCATCGCTGCTTTGACTGACGAGGGCAGCGCTGTTGAGTTGTACAAGGGCTACGGCAAGAACATCGTTACCGCTCTGGCTACCATCAACGGCAGCTCCGTTGGTATCGTTGCCACCGAGAAAGCCGCCCTGTGCCACAAGTGCACTGCCAAGGCTGCCCGCTTTGTCCGTCTGTGCGATGCCTACAGCATCCCCGTTGTGACCGTCGTCAACACCGAAGGCTTCGGCAAGAGCGAGGGGGATGACCAGGCCGGTGGTATCCGCCAGGCCGCCCGTATGGCTGGTGTTTACGCTGAGGCCACCACGGTCAAGGTCGCTGTTCTGGCCGGTGAGGCTGTCGGCCCCGCTTACACGGTGTTCGCTGCTTCTGCCGACTGGCGCGTTGCCGTGCAGGGCTGCACTGTTGCACCGCTGGCCCCCGAGGCTGCTGTCACCGTTCTGTACAAGGACGAGATCTTCGCTTCTGATAACATCGTTGCCGCTACGAAGGCAAAGGCTGCTGCTTACACCAAGGACGTCTGCAGTGCCCAGGCCGCTGTTGCCAACGGTGCCGCTGATACTGTCGCCGATGCTGCTTCTGCCCGCAGCGCTGTTGCCCAGGCCTTGGATATGCTGGCCAGCAAGCGCGCTGTCCGCCTGGCTAAGAAGCATGGCAACATCACGCTGTAA
- a CDS encoding biotin/lipoyl-binding protein — protein sequence MKNLIVTVNGVAYNVTVEEGTGAAVASAPVAAAPAAAPAPAAAPAASAAPAGAAGSVTVTAPMPGNILDVKVKAGDSVKAGDTLLILEAMKMENEISAPQDGTIASVNVRKGDVVNSGDLLCTMN from the coding sequence ATGAAAAACCTGATTGTCACTGTCAACGGCGTTGCTTATAATGTCACCGTCGAGGAAGGCACCGGCGCTGCCGTTGCTTCCGCTCCTGTTGCTGCTGCTCCCGCCGCTGCCCCGGCTCCGGCTGCTGCACCCGCTGCTTCTGCCGCTCCCGCTGGCGCTGCCGGTTCCGTCACCGTTACTGCTCCCATGCCGGGCAACATCCTGGACGTCAAGGTCAAGGCTGGCGATTCCGTCAAGGCCGGCGACACCCTGCTGATCCTGGAAGCCATGAAGATGGAGAACGAGATCAGCGCTCCGCAGGATGGCACCATTGCCAGCGTGAATGTGCGCAAGGGCGATGTCGTCAACTCCGGCGATCTGCTCTGCACCATGAACTAA
- a CDS encoding oxaloacetate decarboxylase subunit alpha, translating to MAKKPIKITEVVLRDAHQSLLATRMTMDEMRPILPEMDKIPYFSVECWGGATFDSCIRFLDEDPWERLRILRKELPHQKLQMLFRGQNMLGYRPYADDAVEYFVQKSVANGIDVIRIFDALNDPRNLQTAIKAANKEGAHVQACISYTLSPVHNNEYFAKYAKTLEEMGADSICIKDMAGLLKPYTCYDLVSELKNTIKIPVDIHSHYTAGLASMSILKGIEAGADIVDTAMSPLALGTSHMPTESLVAALQGTDYDTGLDLNQLNVVRAYFNKLREKYISNGQINQKSLGVDANTLLYQVPGGMFSNMLKQLKDAGKEDKLQDVLEEIPRVREDAGYPPLVTPTSQIVGTQAVFNVIMGERYKMVTKEFKGLVHGDYGKTPAPIKKEFSDFILKGEEPITCRFADTLEPEMDKLKAEAAKYAIQEEDVLTYAMFPQVAPKFFEKRNARLQGVDALHADYENKSHPV from the coding sequence TTGGCTAAGAAACCTATTAAGATCACCGAGGTCGTTCTGCGCGACGCGCACCAGTCCCTGCTTGCTACCCGTATGACGATGGACGAGATGCGTCCGATCCTGCCCGAGATGGACAAGATCCCGTACTTCTCCGTTGAGTGCTGGGGCGGCGCTACGTTCGACTCCTGCATCCGTTTTCTGGACGAGGACCCCTGGGAGCGTCTGCGCATCCTGCGCAAGGAGCTGCCCCATCAGAAACTGCAGATGCTGTTCCGCGGCCAGAACATGCTGGGCTATCGTCCTTACGCCGATGACGCTGTCGAGTACTTCGTACAAAAGTCCGTTGCCAACGGCATCGATGTCATCCGTATTTTCGACGCCCTGAACGACCCGCGCAACCTGCAGACTGCCATCAAGGCCGCCAACAAGGAAGGCGCTCACGTTCAGGCCTGCATCAGCTACACCCTGAGCCCCGTACATAACAATGAGTACTTTGCCAAGTATGCCAAGACCCTGGAGGAGATGGGCGCTGACTCTATCTGCATCAAGGATATGGCTGGCCTGCTGAAGCCCTACACCTGCTATGACTTGGTCTCTGAACTGAAGAACACCATCAAGATCCCCGTAGACATCCACAGCCACTACACCGCCGGTCTGGCTTCCATGTCCATCCTGAAGGGCATCGAGGCTGGCGCCGACATCGTTGATACCGCCATGAGTCCGCTGGCTCTGGGTACTTCTCATATGCCTACCGAGAGTCTGGTCGCCGCCCTGCAGGGTACCGACTACGACACCGGCCTAGATCTGAACCAGCTGAATGTTGTCCGCGCTTACTTCAACAAACTGCGTGAGAAGTACATCTCCAATGGCCAGATCAACCAGAAGTCTTTGGGCGTCGATGCCAACACCCTGCTGTACCAGGTTCCGGGTGGCATGTTCTCCAACATGCTGAAGCAGCTGAAGGATGCCGGCAAGGAAGACAAGCTCCAGGATGTTCTGGAGGAGATTCCCCGCGTTCGTGAGGATGCCGGTTACCCGCCGCTGGTCACCCCGACCAGCCAGATCGTTGGCACCCAGGCTGTCTTTAACGTCATCATGGGTGAGCGCTACAAGATGGTCACCAAGGAGTTCAAGGGCCTGGTCCATGGCGACTACGGCAAGACTCCCGCTCCCATCAAGAAGGAGTTCAGCGACTTTATCCTGAAGGGCGAGGAGCCCATCACCTGCCGCTTTGCCGACACGCTGGAGCCCGAGATGGACAAGTTGAAGGCTGAGGCCGCCAAGTACGCCATCCAGGAGGAAGACGTCCTGACCTACGCTATGTTCCCGCAGGTCGCCCCCAAGTTCTTCGAAAAGCGCAATGCCCGCCTGCAGGGTGTCGATGCTCTGCATGCTGACTACGAGAACAAGTCTCATCCGGTCTGA